The stretch of DNA CGGCGAATTAGCTGTGGAGGATAACCTTTAACAATCTCTTCACATCGATTTTGAATAGCTGCAGAATCCAACTCTAAGAGCTTTTCTGTCTTCCTAACAACTGGGCAAAAGGATCGGGGTCCGAGAAGGTTGTTCACTACCCGATGGCGTGTGGATCGTTCCCCATTCTGAATAGTGAAGTATTCATTAGTTTCCAGTGCATTAATATAATTGCCACTGTTCATATCATCAATAGGAAGGTGCTTTCCTAATAAAAACTCATAGAAAAACCAGATCCTTCGAGCATACTTGCCAGTGGGTTTTGATGTTATATATTTGATGAGTTCTTCAACAGGTATCTTCTCAAAAATTTGTGCCAGCAAGGTTAGATTTACCCCATCATATTTGATTGCAAACTCTAGGTGGTCACTAATCGTCTCTCCAGGCCAATATTGGTTTCTGAACATCTCATCTACAAAACCATCCTCTATTTTTGAAAAGTGTGTACCAGTAGAAGAAACTGTCGATCTATGCCAGTTGGGAATACTTACTATTCCAAGTTTTTCAATGAGATATGAATATCCTGCAAATCTATTGTCAGAAACAAGTATTTCCATGGTCAAACCTCATTAAATTGGTATTATGGTGTAAATATAAGTACAAAACACCGCCATGTCAACAAATATTAATATTTATGACCACATTGCTGTATTTTTCATTATTTAACACCGCTAACAAACTAAAACACTTACAATCCTGTAAATTTGATTATTTAGAGACCTGCAATTTTAAAAATAGATGTATATTCAATTTTTCTCTTTGCATTTAACAATCCCTCTTAGATTTGTGACTAAGTAACGACAACAAAAATTTACAAAAAATAAAGTTCTACAACTATATTGTTAGTTTTAGAGGGGCAGAAATAAATAACTTTATCAGTAAGGTTTACATAAATAGAAGTCCCATCAAGAGAGTTGTTTACAACGCACTTTTAAACCTGTTTCCACGTCCCAAATCCATTGTAATTCTGAATCAAGCTAGCAAATGGGGATGTATAAGGATAATATTTATAAATTATGAAGCAATTATTCTTACATACCACAGGCCTGTAACAAATATCATTAGATTCTTCCATATTTTTACAAAAACTATTACTTTTTAGTGCTTGTCAGTAAAAGTACATATGCTTCTACCAAGTTGATTATCTATAAATACCAATACACACCTTTCTTTCCCTTTTTGTTTCTAAAGGGAATATTTTACTTTGATCGAGTGTAAGCTTCAACTCGTCTCCAGTTCCTTAGCCCACTAATAGCTGTAATACTATTGTTGTTGTAATAAAAACTCCTTTCTAACAAGCTAATATTAGAGTTAGTTTGTTGCTAACCTCCTTGCTCTTTTATAATAAACTTTCCCCCATTAAAATATGCTTCACCAATTTGACTACTAATATCTGACTAAAATTAGTAAATCTAATCCATTAACTTTATTTTGTGTTATCTCTAATAAACGTTACCTGTTCATCCTTTTTGTTTCTTCTTTGAGCATACCTTAACATCATATTTTGGTTGAGGTAATCACCTTTGAAAAGCTTGTTGAGATATAGGGGTGAATATAACAATTTTTTTATAAATACACAGGCTACTTTTCCTTAAGAAACCCTTAGTGCTATTAACTCTCTCTTATTTTTATTTCCCAATATCCATATCGCTTACCCCCTTTGCGTTCAATAACTCTCTTTTCGACCATATCAGACATTGTACGCTTTATAGTGGCAAGAGAGACTTCAAGCTGCTGTGAAAGCTTGGTTTGGTTGATGTGGGGATTCTTTTTTATCTGCGAGAGTATCTTTATTCCCAAAGTATCATCCAAAGTATCATCATGAGACTTTGGAACTTTGGGAGGACCAACTGTTGAGGTAGCTGCCTCATGTAAAGGAACAATGATTCTGAACACATCCCCTTCACTGAAAGTTGGTTCAGCACCGCTATACAACTTTGTATATTTATATGTATTGCGCATTCCTGAACCTAACTCATCTGCCAAGCCAACTTCACGAAACACTTTTGAAATCGGAGGATTCTTGGGAAATGGTTCGAAGGCAGAGGGATCCAAATTCCCGAAGCCATGAGAGCGATTACCATTTTCAGTAAAAATACGATCTTTCTCAATGACAAATTTTGCAACATAGGCATTTGCATAATCTCTGTGCGCAAGCGAGTTAGATACAATCTCACGAAGGATTTTATCTCTGGCGCTGATACTCTGTATCCCTTCTGTGACAAAAAGGTCATTTAATTGTTTCTTGCAAAAGTAATCTTAATTTAGCAAATCATAGTAACTGAAAATGATTGTCGCAACCTCTTTTTTGAAATAGTATTGTTTTGATGACACCTCTTCACAGCTGTGTTATACATTTAAGAAAAGTAAAGATTAGTTAAGGTGTCTGACAACACCAGATTTTAACTATAAAAAAGAAGAAAGGAGTTGCTGGTTTGCCAAATAAAGAAAAAACAAATTCCTCTGAAAAAATAATCCCTTATGCTATGCATTTGCATTTGGAACTCCTAGGTAGTCATCTTCGTTCTATGTCAACAGAAGAAGCTGATATACTCTTTAAATATGGGAAAGTTAAAAAATCAATCTCTAGAGATATTATTGTCCCCTCTTCATTAACTTTGCACCAACTCCACTACCTAATCAACGTTGCTTTTGGTTGGACTAATAGTCATCTTCATAATTTCCAACTTCCAAAGCCATTGTTTGAAAAACTAACTGAAGGAAAATTTTTGGATATTGCACCAATCTTTGGTTACTATCTTCAATTTCCCAACTCCACCTTTGACGATGCTTTTTGGGATGATGATTACGATGGGAGTACAAAGCCAAGGACATGGATGCGCTCTAAGTATATTAAAAAGTACAGGTATGGGGGATACAGCCAGTACTGGATCGAAAATCAGACAGAGATAGCTGACTTAGTTAAAAAGGTGCCTATACTAAATGTACATCCATTCCATTTACAAAATGAGGTTAAACCAAGAACAGTTAAAATTGAAGATGCAACTTTATCTGATATCTTAGGGGCAATCTATTATGAATATGGAACACCAGATCAGCTAAAAGAGAGTCTACAACTACATGAGATTCTTTCTCTTAAACCAATCGATATACAAAAGGCTAAAGATAATGTTTTAGCTGTAGATAAACTTACTTTAGGGTTATACAAGTATTATCGTGATATTGTTCTTAGTGAGGAAGATAAAGAAGAGATAGAAAATGTAGTTGAATATATACAAGCTCGGAGGAAAATAGAAAAACTTCAAAAAGAGTGTGAGCAAGAAGAAGTTGTGCCAATTACTCAAAAGCTTCTTTATAGTTACGATTATGGAGATGGGTGGGAGGTGGAAATTTCATTGGTTAAGGAGTTTGGTAAGAATAATAAAGTTGTAGAGGATGAAATTGCAGCTAAGGTGATTAGCAATCGTAAACCAATATATATCGCCAAAGATGGGTTAAACGTATTAGATGATTGTGGCAATGTCCATGGTTATATTGATATGCTTGAGACTATTTATGAAGGAGATAGATACGAAGCTTTAGATATGAAAGAATGGGCTAAATGGCAAGGTTGGACAGCAAGGGACACAAGCCCAAACAATTTAGTGTGATTAGATTCACACTAAGGTAAATTGCTTTAGTTCAGCTCGCACTCCATATCCATCATCCAATAGTAATCTATTTGCTATTTGTTGAACGTAATTTTTATCATCGCACTTTTTAGCAAAGGTGCAAAAAAGATTATAAGCTTGGTTTGAAAATAGCAAATTAAACTCGAAATCTAGCTCCGTAGTAGATTCAAAGGCCCAAGAATCAACAAGATAAAATGTTTCTAACAACTTAAGGGCAACCTTTGGATCCATTTGAATAGGATCTAAGAGATCTAAAGCTCGCCTAAGTATTTCTAGTATTTGTTCACCCCCTAAGAGGTCCTCTTGAAAAGTAACTTTTTTAATGTAGTTCTTAAAAAGGTTAATTCGCTCTTTTTGTGTTGCTATTAATCCATTAACTAAAAGAGATGCAGAATATGACTCTTGAGCTAAGAGCAAAATTGCATCAACTAAAACACTTTTATCAAGAGCCATCAATTTCTCTTTGGCATGGTTGTACTCTACTACGGTTTCCATAATACCACTACTTTCTTTTAAATTTAAATTCAATCAAACTCAACCATATAAAATAAATTATCTCTTAACAATCATCCTTAAATATATTTAATTTCCAGATTATAGAAATCTACTAGATATGCTTTTTCATCAGTGACATTTGGTATAAAATTTACAACCACTGAACTTAGAGTAGTTCACCTTCAAAAGTAGATTCAAATTTAGTGAGATTATCTTCTGCCGTAATAACTCTTTATTTTTGCTTTTATATTTTTTATAATAAAGACAGTTATTTGTTTAGGATTGGTTTTATGAAATTGGTTGAAGAGCAATTGCTAGAAGAGATTGAAAAAACTACCTCTTTAGCTGAAATAGTAGATGCTACTAAATATCTTAATGAAAACTATAGTTTATTTTCAACAGATTCTATCTTATGGGACCATCTTAAGGTTGCTTTTAACCACAAACATGAAACTTTATTTAATAGATATTCTAATCAGCTCATTGCAAATAAGTTAATAAGCCTAATTTTACTAAAATACTACCCTTCTGAAAGGGTGATTAAGCATGCATTAGTCGATTTCCTAAAGACTGACCAAGACACAATATTATTTGAAATGCCAATATTAAGTAGCAGAGTTGATATTGGTCGAATTAATAAAAAATCATATGCCTATGAGATTAAAACAGAATTAGATTCATTAAATAGAATTGAAAAACAAATCAATGATTATTCACAAGTTTACGAATATGTTATTTTAGTTATCGCTCCTGTATTTTTAGATGAGGTTTTGACTTTCGTGCCAGATTATTGTGGTATATGGGTATACAATCATAATAAAGAATCTAAGAAAATAACATTTTCTAAAAAACGCTCTCCAAGAAAATCTCCTTTGCTTAACTCTAATTCGCAATTAAATAATTTATCTCAACATTCCCTTAATTTGATACTTAAAAGCAAAAACATTAAAAATATCCCACTAAGAAAAGAGGATAAAATCGAACTAATTGAAGATTTATATAAACCAAGAACCATAAATACTAAATTTAAGGTTTTGACTAAACAAGCATATAAGAACAATTGGGACTTTATAGTAGAAAACTACTCATCTATTTTACCAATAGATGTCCAAACTTTTTTCAATAATCCTATTGATCCCAATTTAGCTTATTTTAAGTAAAGCATATATTAAACACTCTCTTCATCTAAAGTGTAGATATAGTGACTCATTTTATACTAACAACTTTTAAAACGTTGGAAATAATAAGCTTGCACTCATAAATTACAAAAGAATGTTTTTTAATTGAGAATAATATCTCAAGTTATTTTTCAGGTGGTAAGCCTTCAAAGATTCTCCAAACCTTGCGGTAAACTTTCCCTTTATCATTATCTTTCATAGCCTTTTGCCAATCAGATACAGTAAGCGTCGAAAGTTTTTTACGTAATATTGGTAAAGGTTCTTTAATATTATCTTTCATCAATTGGGCTATACCTTTAGCAGCGCTCCTAGGAACACCAAGCAACCTAAACAATATTGCATCATCACTATCAACACCATAAAATGCCATTGCGGGTAAATTGCTAAGACTCTCCATCTTGTTTTCATCAATAGAACCACCAGTAATTGCTAACAATGCAGATAAACCCCAAGATACCGTTTGAGTAAGAGAACCGAATAAATTTTTTCCACACTCTGTGATTGCTTTAACCTCATCATATTTTTCCTTTTGAAAAAACTTGGTTGCAATTTCGTATACTGGGGCTCCTTTAACCCACTCCTTTATTATTAGTGCGAGTGTGTCCCCCTCTATGTTTGATTTACCAATAACTTCTTTAAAATTATCCCTTAATTCAGGAACTGAGAGTAAAATACCCATCATATCTTTTAGAGTTTGATCATCTGCCTTATAGAGAGTAGAGCTATCCCATGAATTAGCATCTATGTTTCCTTTTGACATTAAAATGGAGTTTATGCTATCTAAAGAGAAACCGGTACTATCAACTAACTTAAGGGGTTGGCCTTTGCGTTGCAGATAAGTTGTGTAGTTCTTAATGCCTGCAAGCAATTTATTAGTAAGTTCTACGTTCTGTTCTCTTAATGTTTTAAATCCCCATGTCCCTCGTAAAATTTGTTCAACCTCTTCATTAAAGTTTTCAGGTTTCCCCATTTGATTATAAGTATGGGCTAAATATTGAAGAAAACTTGACCATTGCGGCTTATTATACATTACACTTCCCAAATCACTAAGCTTCTCTTGTGCCTCTAATACAAGTTTAACCAAAGCTGAATTTAAACTTGAAGTTTGCCTGTTAATATATTCTTCTAAGTCTCGTTCCTCATTCTCATCATCAGCAACTAATGCGACAAAACCAAGCTGGCTATGTTGTACTCTACCTGTCCTACCCGCAATATTCCAAAAATCCTCAGTAGGCATTTCAAAAGCACCACTTGGAGTAAAATATTTATTTGTAATCATGACGACACCTGATGCAGGGAAATTTACCCCTTGGGCAATACTAGTTGTTGCTACAATGAATTTTAATTTCTCCTTTTCAAAAAGGTACTCAACTAGCACTCGAACTTCTTCAGGCAACCCAGAGTGATGAACTCCAATCCCAAACTCAAGTAGTTCTATTAAAGGAAAACTTTCTCCCAACTCAAGTCGTAAATAGTCTTGCAACAGTCTTATTTCAGGATCAATTACCTTCATTCTATTTTCTTCTATCTTTAATCTTTGTGCAGTAGACCAAACCCAGTCAATCTTGTTGTGTATTATTATTACTGGGCCTCTGTTTTGTAGATATTGAGCAGCTATGGACCCAATACTGCTTTTAGAGTCAACTTTTGAAAATGTAGATGCAATTTCTTTAACTTTTGGAATTATTAAAAGTTCGTCAATATTTAATGTATTTTTATTTGTATGCAAAGTACGAAAATTTAGTTCATAATCAAAACTTCTCTTATTGAGTGCTTTACCTTTAACCTTTGTAACAGTTCCGATCACTCGATCATTAGGCTGCCAATCAACTGAAAGACTTATATCTGTTGAACTCTCTTCTCCTAACCACTTTGCTACCTCGTAAGCATTTTCAATAAATGGTGTTAATAATAAAAACTGAGCATTTTTGCACTCTTTATTTATGGTTGCTAATAGGAGTTCTAATTTAAGGCCCCTGTTATAATCTTGGATGTTGTGAGCCTCATCTACAACTACTAATGTTAATGGTCTTCCAATTTTCTCTTCCCAACCTTGGCGAAGCATTAAATCAAGCTTTTCTGGTGTTGTAACTAAAACTCTAAATTTTGATAATTCTTCAGATTCTTCCAACAAGTTAGTTTCTGCTACATCTATATCTAAAATAGGGCTAACTTTCTCAACAATAACTGATAAACTTTCAAAATCTCTTCGC from Bacteroidia bacterium encodes:
- a CDS encoding winged helix-turn-helix transcriptional regulator gives rise to the protein MFREVGLADELGSGMRNTYKYTKLYSGAEPTFSEGDVFRIIVPLHEAATSTVGPPKVPKSHDDTLDDTLGIKILSQIKKNPHINQTKLSQQLEVSLATIKRTMSDMVEKRVIERKGGKRYGYWEIKIRES
- a CDS encoding plasmid pRiA4b ORF-3 family protein; translation: MPNKEKTNSSEKIIPYAMHLHLELLGSHLRSMSTEEADILFKYGKVKKSISRDIIVPSSLTLHQLHYLINVAFGWTNSHLHNFQLPKPLFEKLTEGKFLDIAPIFGYYLQFPNSTFDDAFWDDDYDGSTKPRTWMRSKYIKKYRYGGYSQYWIENQTEIADLVKKVPILNVHPFHLQNEVKPRTVKIEDATLSDILGAIYYEYGTPDQLKESLQLHEILSLKPIDIQKAKDNVLAVDKLTLGLYKYYRDIVLSEEDKEEIENVVEYIQARRKIEKLQKECEQEEVVPITQKLLYSYDYGDGWEVEISLVKEFGKNNKVVEDEIAAKVISNRKPIYIAKDGLNVLDDCGNVHGYIDMLETIYEGDRYEALDMKEWAKWQGWTARDTSPNNLV
- a CDS encoding DEAD/DEAH box helicase — its product is MSHWLLDNILDKRNKALKIRTKVKIYNEMEGYNYQLNSSEISLIKEIASALELVVLELSSNSNNNQETLNVIRECAKDAYDLLNILPRSETPIDNAYQLLRISCLSVIGDNSFDASKMLRQESWFSISSFDSWRDKTWATIIDTWLRLIRKQGWQDRDNTLQRISDLRKQQELYENEYLEKLEKSHAEVAALELVGLYHLAKAAETMAVYITDGVVEGNYQIRQLLDTNFERALEVCNHAQLVKLELMVRLLKACANQMVSNSIWTVTRAVNTKVSQFVKTLVDRGRGDKALFDVLPPQRIALAEKGLLGSSRRSVVVSLPTSSGKTMIAQFRILQAINQFEQEQGWIAYLAPTRALVNQVSRDLRRDFESLSVIVEKVSPILDIDVAETNLLEESEELSKFRVLVTTPEKLDLMLRQGWEEKIGRPLTLVVVDEAHNIQDYNRGLKLELLLATINKECKNAQFLLLTPFIENAYEVAKWLGEESSTDISLSVDWQPNDRVIGTVTKVKGKALNKRSFDYELNFRTLHTNKNTLNIDELLIIPKVKEIASTFSKVDSKSSIGSIAAQYLQNRGPVIIIHNKIDWVWSTAQRLKIEENRMKVIDPEIRLLQDYLRLELGESFPLIELLEFGIGVHHSGLPEEVRVLVEYLFEKEKLKFIVATTSIAQGVNFPASGVVMITNKYFTPSGAFEMPTEDFWNIAGRTGRVQHSQLGFVALVADDENEERDLEEYINRQTSSLNSALVKLVLEAQEKLSDLGSVMYNKPQWSSFLQYLAHTYNQMGKPENFNEEVEQILRGTWGFKTLREQNVELTNKLLAGIKNYTTYLQRKGQPLKLVDSTGFSLDSINSILMSKGNIDANSWDSSTLYKADDQTLKDMMGILLSVPELRDNFKEVIGKSNIEGDTLALIIKEWVKGAPVYEIATKFFQKEKYDEVKAITECGKNLFGSLTQTVSWGLSALLAITGGSIDENKMESLSNLPAMAFYGVDSDDAILFRLLGVPRSAAKGIAQLMKDNIKEPLPILRKKLSTLTVSDWQKAMKDNDKGKVYRKVWRIFEGLPPEK
- a CDS encoding sce7726 family protein; amino-acid sequence: MKLVEEQLLEEIEKTTSLAEIVDATKYLNENYSLFSTDSILWDHLKVAFNHKHETLFNRYSNQLIANKLISLILLKYYPSERVIKHALVDFLKTDQDTILFEMPILSSRVDIGRINKKSYAYEIKTELDSLNRIEKQINDYSQVYEYVILVIAPVFLDEVLTFVPDYCGIWVYNHNKESKKITFSKKRSPRKSPLLNSNSQLNNLSQHSLNLILKSKNIKNIPLRKEDKIELIEDLYKPRTINTKFKVLTKQAYKNNWDFIVENYSSILPIDVQTFFNNPIDPNLAYFK
- a CDS encoding cell filamentation protein Fic, which produces MEILVSDNRFAGYSYLIEKLGIVSIPNWHRSTVSSTGTHFSKIEDGFVDEMFRNQYWPGETISDHLEFAIKYDGVNLTLLAQIFEKIPVEELIKYITSKPTGKYARRIWFFYEFLLGKHLPIDDMNSGNYINALETNEYFTIQNGERSTRHRVVNNLLGPRSFCPVVRKTEKLLELDSAAIQNRCEEIVKGYPPQLIRR